CGTTTTTTGTATATTATTACATAATTATAATATGAAATAAAAATATAATAATTGAATTTATATGAAAATATAATTAGAATAAATATATAAGTATGAATGGATAGAGGGTGTAAAAATGCAAAAGGCCTTGGAGCAAGATTGTAAAATTATAAAAGCCTTCAATAATAATATAGTTCTTGTGGAAGCAGAGGGTAGGGAAAAGTTATTATTTGAAAAGGGGATCGGCTTTGGTAAAAGACCTGGAGAGTTAATTAAAAAGGGAATAGAAATAGAAAAGATATTTGTAATAGAAGATAAGGATAATTTAAGAAATTTTAGAGAGTTAACTAATAATGTAGATAATGAATTTATTGGATTCTGTGAAGAGATGATATTTTATATATCAAAAGAGCTAGGAGAAGAATTGAGTGAAAACATTCACATAGCACTAACAGATCACTTATCTTTTGCTATTAAAAGACTTAAAAATAATGAAGAAATACAAAATCCATTCGTTGCAGAAGTTGAGACACTATATAAGAAGGAATTTAGTTTAGCACAGGATATTGCAGATAGGATACAAGAAAAACTGGGTGTTTATATTCCAGATGGAGAGGTAGGATTTATAGCACTTCATATACACTCTGCTAGAAAAAATGGTAAGCTTTCTAATACAATAAAATATAGTTTCATTAGTAATACAATAATTGAATATGTTGAGGATGCATTAGAGGTTGAGATAGACAGAAAGTCATTAGATTATGCTAGATTTTTAACTCATTTAAGATTTGCTATAGAGAGAATAACGACAAACAGCCCTATTGCAAACGACTTAATACAAGAGATAAAGAAAAAGTATCGAAAGTCATATAAGATAGCTCAGAATGTAGCTGTAATATTAGAAGATAATTTAGAAGATGTTAAGGTTGTTGAAGATGAGGTAGCTTACTTAGCTATGCATATTGAGAGATTTAGAGTTTCATTAAAAAAGGTTAAAATATAAAGGGTGCTAATTTAGCACCCTTTTTTATTTATTTCTTATAAGTAATAACTGTATCTTTACCAGCATGAACATCTTCACCAATTACAGCATTTAAGTTTTTTAAATTATCTGGGTTAGTAATTAAAACTGGAGTTATTAGTGAAAGACCTTTTGATTTTATAAAATCTCTATCTATTTTTAATATAGGTGTTCCAGCTTTTATTTTAGACCCTTGCTCAGCTAAAGCCTCAAATCCTTCGCCTTCTAGAGAAACAGTTTCTAAACCAACATGTATTAAAAGCTCAGTACCGTCTGAAAGGGTCATAGCAAAAGCATGCTTTGTTTTAAAAAGTAATGTAAGTTCTCCATCAGCAGGAGCTACGATTAGATCTCCAGTAGTATCAATAGCTACGCCGTCACCAGCCATTTTTTGAGCGAATACCTCATCAGGTACTTGAGATAAGTCAATTGTTTTACCAGATACTGGAGCTATAATTTTAACTTCTTTGTTAAATAATCCAAACATAGTAATACCTAATTATAATAAATAATTAGGATAGTTCACTTCCTTCCTAAAAATAAATTCACTAAATTGTTTTCACGGTATTAAAAAAGGCATAAGTTTAAATTAAACTTATGCCTGATAAACAGTAACACGTTTAATTAAATTATAACGGCACGGACATTTGTTGTCAATAACTTAGGGGGATAAATAATAAGTTCTTAAGATTAAAAAAAATTTTTCCTTGAAACCGTTGACAAGTAAAATGGGTTGGTATATACTGAACTTGTAATTAAAGATATTAATCGATACAGCGTGTAACTATTTAGGGCATTAGCTGGAAAGAATGTATTATGTATATTCTTTTCAGCTTTTTTATTTGCAATTATTCATTGATAACCATCTGTATCGAAAAAAATTTATTAGGAGGTTTTCAAAATGTCAAAAGGAAACAACAGAGTTCTTGCTTACCTTCAAAGAATAGGTAAGTCATTAATGACACCAGTAGCAGTAATGCCTGCAGCAGCACTTATGTTAAGACTAGGTCAAAATGACGTTTGGGCTTGGACAGGAAATCAATACTTAATGGAAAAAGGAATTCCATGGATGGCAGCAGCAGGAAATGCTGTATTTGGTCACTTAGCATTATTATTTGCTATTGGTATAGCAGTAGGATTAGCTGAAGAAAATAATGGAGTTGCGGCTCTATCATCAGCAGTTGGTTATTTTGTAATTACAGAAGTTGCTGCTACTTTCAATAAAGATATTAATATGGGAGTATTAGCCGGTATTATAGTTGGTATAGTAGCAGGTGAATTATACAATAAGTATAAAGATATTAAAGTACCACAATTCCTTGGATTCTTTGGTGGTAAGAGATTTGTACCAATCGTTACTTCACTTGTATGTTTAATTCTTGGTGTGTTAGCAGGATACGGATGGATAAGAATTCAATGGGGATTAGATACATTCGGTAATGCAGTTGCTAACTCCGGTTCAGTAGGAACTTTCGGATTCGGTCTATTAAAC
This sequence is a window from Clostridium sp. 'White wine YQ'. Protein-coding genes within it:
- the glcT gene encoding glucose PTS transporter transcription antiterminator GlcT is translated as MQKALEQDCKIIKAFNNNIVLVEAEGREKLLFEKGIGFGKRPGELIKKGIEIEKIFVIEDKDNLRNFRELTNNVDNEFIGFCEEMIFYISKELGEELSENIHIALTDHLSFAIKRLKNNEEIQNPFVAEVETLYKKEFSLAQDIADRIQEKLGVYIPDGEVGFIALHIHSARKNGKLSNTIKYSFISNTIIEYVEDALEVEIDRKSLDYARFLTHLRFAIERITTNSPIANDLIQEIKKKYRKSYKIAQNVAVILEDNLEDVKVVEDEVAYLAMHIERFRVSLKKVKI
- a CDS encoding PTS sugar transporter subunit IIA encodes the protein MFGLFNKEVKIIAPVSGKTIDLSQVPDEVFAQKMAGDGVAIDTTGDLIVAPADGELTLLFKTKHAFAMTLSDGTELLIHVGLETVSLEGEGFEALAEQGSKIKAGTPILKIDRDFIKSKGLSLITPVLITNPDNLKNLNAVIGEDVHAGKDTVITYKK